CCAGAAGCAGCCCCCGGCCGCCATGCCATGGGCGGTTGCCCTATTGCGAGGTCGACTCGCCCGTCGTTGCGGTGGGCAGTGGGCCGGCGGCCCGGACGACCGCGAAGGCCATCCCGTCGTGGCCTTTCACACCGACCAGCTGGACGACCGCCGCGGCGACTCGCGGGTCGCCTGCGAGTGCTGCGTTGAATCGCTGAACGCCTACCGGCAGGGCGCGCGCCAGCCAGATGGTGCTGTAGCCGCCGAGCTCAGTCGGCGTCGGCGATCTCCGGGTCCCCGGCGAGCTCGACGCGGCTGACCGTCGGGTCGTCGGCGAGCGCAACGACCTCCCGGGCGCTGAGTGTGCCGCGCTCGGCTCCGGCGGCTGCGCCGCGGTGCACCACCACCATCAGGGCCGGCAGGTCGGGATGGCGCAGCAGCAGCGCGCGCAGCTCGCTCGACAGCGACGCGGCGACCTCGGCGGCGCGGGCGTCCTGGCGGCGGAGCTCGTCGGGGTCCGCCGCCGTCCCGGTGGCAACCGACACCGTCACCTCCCGGATCTCGCCGGTGCCCTCGTCGCGGACGACGAAGGTCTCGTGTTTCCCGGCGGGCACGAAGGCAAGCCGCAACGGGCGACGATCGAGCTCGACGAGCCGCTCGACCGGCCGCCCGAGGATCGCGGCGACCTGCGCGAGCGACACCGTCACTTCGCCCTCGTCCACTCCACCGGCTCCTTGGCGCCTAGGGACAGAGATCGTAGTGCGTGGTCCACGCGACGCCGTACCAGCTGGCGAAGGTGGACGGGACGCTGAAGCCGCGGATCTTGATCGTGTACGCACCGGGCTTCGTGACGGGGAACTCGACGAACTCGTAGCTCGAGTCCCACGAGGCGCCCCACCCCACGAGCACGCCATCCGGGTCGTAGACCCACAGGTCCAGGTCAGCGTCGAGCACGCTGCTCGTCGGGCTCCCTCCACTCGCGGCCACCTTGCTGTTCCAGGCCAGGGCGACGCGAATGCGGCTGGCGTTGCTGAAGCTCTGGACCTTCCAGGACTTGGTGAAGAACCCGCCGGAGAAATCGCCAGCCCGCATGAAGCCGTAGTCGTGGGCGCGGAACTGCGCCTTGCTGCCGGACTCGCGCCGGCCCGCGGTCCACATCCCGTAAAGCGCGTTGACGAGGCGGTCCCGTCCTTGCCGTCCGACCAGGTTGCGAAGCTCGCGCCGTCGGCGAGCTGGAAGTTCGCCGTGGCGAGCATGATCGCCCGAATCGCCTCCGGCCAGATCTTCAGGCTCGGATTGTGGCTCATGAGGACGGCGGCGATGGATGCGGCGACCGGCGTCGCGCAGCTCGTGCCGCCGAAGCTCGATCCGAGCAGCTCATGGCGGCTGCCCGGCGCCGCGATCGCCGGCACCTCCCGATCGCCATGGGTGCTCGTCGGGTTCTTCCACGAGCTGGAGGAGGCGATCGCGTCATTGCAACGGTCACCGTCGCCGTCGTTCAGGATGTTCGCGACGCCCATGACGTTGAAGCCCTTGCCGGACGCGTAGGCGTCGGAGGCGGCCTGGTTGCCCGCGGACGTGAAGATGCTCGGGTACGGCCAGCGCGTGGCCCAGTAGTCGAAGTAGACGTCGCGGCTGTGCAGCCCACCGCTCGTCTCCTCGGAGCCGAAGTGCCAGCTCATGGTCACAACGTTGACGCCCTGCCCGCGGGCCCAGTCGTAGCGGTCGGTGTAGGAGGAGGCGTTGGCGAGCAGGACCTCGGCATCGGGCGCGTAGCCCTGCCAGCTCCCCGAGCACCCGCCACCCGTGGTCCAGCGGTTCCCGATGATGCCGACGCTCTTCGTCATGTGGTCGTTGGCCGCTGCGGAGGCGTCCTGAGTGGCCACGATGTTGAAGCATCCGGCCGCCACGTTCGTCGTGCCCCCCTCGAGCACGGCGATGCGCACGCCGGCACCCTTCGCCCCGCTCGCGTGGACGGTGTTGGTCCGGGTGGTCGGCAGGGACTCGGCGATGGTGGGGTAGTCGGGAATCTCCTGCTCCGCGTCAAGCCCGATGAAGGCGATCCGCTTGTCCCGGCTGAGCTCCCGCACCACCCGCAGGGGCAGCTCCGTGCGGATGAAAGGTCCGGACGGCCGGGGCTGCGTGTCCTCGCCGACGTCGTAGCGCCGGAGGGTCTCGAGATGCGCCGCGGCGGTCTGCTCGGCGACCTGCTCCACGTGCCGCGCGGCCCGTTGGCTGATGTCGCGGAGCCGCCTCGCCGTGAGCTTGCTCGCGTCGATCTCCGTCTTGTCGAGGTCGACCGGGTGCTCGTCGACGGCGTAGCGGACGAGGACGGGAACCCGCTGGTCCTCCTCACCTCCGCGCTCCTCCAGCAGGTTGTGGAGCGCCTCCTGGAGGTTGCCATAGCGTTCACGCGCCGCGGCCTGCTCCTGCCGCTCCAGCTTTGTGAGGTCGACCCGCTTGCCCGAGGGGTCGAGCGCCACCTGCTGGCTCGTGCCCGACTCGCGGTCCGCGACCTTGTAGAGCCGCACATGGCTGCCGAGGTTCGGCAGCCTCACCTCCGCTTCGCCGAGGATGAGCAGCCGCTTGAGGGCGATCTTCGACGCTCTGGCGACGGCCCGTACCTGCTCCTGGGTCTGCTGGTCGAACGCCTCCGCGTCCTCGTGCTCGAACATCCCGCCTCCTGTTCCGCCTGGCAAACCCGTGCGCACGCCCCGCGGCGTGCAGTCGTCACGGCTTACCCAGGAGAGGAGCGCGGGCCCGGTCCTGATACGCACGCTCCCGCGGCGGGCGTCCGGAAACCCGGAGGCGGCAGGCGCCTTATTTGAAGCGCGCGGCAACGTCTCTGACCGTCACCGGTTGTGCTGGCGGCGTACATCGGCGAGTAGAGCCTTCGGGGAGACGCGAGGTGACGACCCATGTGGCCCGCCGGCTGGTGGTCCTCGTCCCGACATGGCTCGGCATCTCGTTGTTCACGTTCACGCTCGACAGCATGTCGCCGGGCGACCCGGCAGAGCCGAACCAGCAGCTCGACGAGCCGCCCACCTGACCAGGGGCCGCAGGCCCTCAGGCGGCGCAGACGAGGTGGCGCTCTTCGGGCTGCGCCGGGGGCTGCGCCGGGTCCTCGGGCGGTGGATGGACCGGCAGCCAGTGGCAGTCGTGGAGGTCCTCGGCGAGCGCGAGCACGACGTGGTCCTGCAGCCGGCGCAGCGCCTCCTGGCCGGCCCGGTCGAGGTCGTTGCCCAGCACCGCGAAGTGGTAACGCGCCGACCCCGGCCCGGCGACGACCCCCGACAGGGCGTTCACGTCGACGAGCGAGCCGGTCTTACCGCGCAGCCGGCGGTCGGCGACCGTGCCGACGAGGCGGCGCTGCAGGGTGCCGCTCTCCCCGGCGACGGCCATGAGGCCCTGCCAGTGCCCGCCGTAGTTGGAGCTGGTCATCGCCCGGTCGAGAGCCGCGAGGAACGCGGGTGACAGACGGTCGCCCCGGGAAAGGCCCGACCCGTCGGCGAGCACGGTGCCGGCAAGATCGAGGTCGAGCACCGACAGGGCCCGCTGCGTCGCGGCCGCCGAGCCCGCCCACGACGCGTCTCCCGCGGCCGCACCGACCGTGCGGAAGATCGCATCGGCGAGATGGTTGTCGCTGCGCTGCACCATGTAGCGCAGCAGGTCGGTCATCGGCGGGCTCCCGACCCTGGCGATCAGCACTGGCGCGGCCGGCGGGGCCTGCGTGGACCCCGCGCTGCCGTCGACGACCACCCCCCGCTCGAGCAGCAGACCGTGCAGGGAGGCCACCGCGGTCGCGGCCGGATCCGGCGCGGGTTCCGAGCGAAGCCGGCCGCCCTCGTAGAAGAGCACCCGGCCGCCGTCCGCGGTCAGGCCCGACGAGCGGCTCGTGTCGCCCTTCTCGAAGTAGCGGGGCAGCCAACCGGGGGCCTCGGGCTCGTGGGGGAAAAGCCGGGGGTCGCCGTAGACGCTGCCGGTGATGCGGGTGACCCCGGCCGCCACGACGCCGTCGGCCAGTGCCTCCATCGGCGTACGCGGCCGGTCGAAGCGCAGCTCGCCGTAGCGGGGAGTCCCAAGCGCGGGATCACCCGAGCCGACGAGCACGAGGTCGCCCTCGAGCACGCCGTCGGCCCCCGGGGCGGCGGTCGCGAGCAGCGGTGTCTCGTAGCGGAAGTCAGTGCCGACCGTGGCGATCGCCCCGGCGGCGACGACGAGCTTTTGGAGCGACGCCGGCAGCAGCTGCTCCTCCGCGCGGTGGCTGAACACCGCGGTGCCGTCCGCCGACAGCACCGCCACCCCGACCGTCCGCCCCTGCAGGCTCGGGTCGGCGACGAGTGCGGCGAGCCGCTCGGCGAGCGGCGCGTTGCTCGTCGTGGGTGGGGCCTCGTCCGCCGGTGGCGCCGGGGGCGGCAGCTCGTCGTCAGGCGGTGCCGCACCCTCCGAGGCATCCTCGAGCGTGAGCGTGAGCCCGCCGGCCGCCGCAGGCTCGTCGTCCGATCCCGCGGGAAACGGGCGCTGCTGCATCAGCTGGAAGAGGCCGGCCCCGAGCAGGAGCACGGCCGCGAGGAGGAGCCCGACGCGGGACGGCATGCCAGCCTGAGTGTAGTCAGCAGCCGCCGCGCATCGCCGCCGGGCTGCCTGCTCAGTGACGGGCGAACGTGGCCACGGTCTCGATCGCGGCGGTCTGGGCGAACTGGTCGACGGGGACGGCGCGGGCGAGGCGGTAGCCGGCGGCGACGAGCGTGCGCGCGTCGCGAGCGAGCGCGGCGGGGTCGCAGGAGACGTACACGACCGTGCGGGGACGCAGCGTGGCGATGCGACCGCACACGTCGCGGCCGGCGCCACGCCGGGGCGGGTCGAGCACCACCACGTCGAAGCCGGCGAAGCGGCGTCCCGACGTGGTCGCCCGGATCTCGGCGGTCCACCGGGTGAGCACCTCCTCGACCGGCTCGCAGACCACCGAGGCGGTCGTGGCGGCGAGGTTGGCCCGGGCGTCGGTGCAGGCCTCCTCGGAGCCCTCGACCGCGACGACCGTCGCGCCGTCGGCCGCGAGCGGTCGGCTGAAGAGCCCGACCCCGGCGTAGAGGTCGGCGACGGCGTCGCCGGGACCTACGTCGGCGCCTTCGCGCACGAGTTCCACGAGCGCCGCCGCGCCCGCGGTGTTGGACTGGAAGAAGCTGCCCGCCGAGACGCGGTAGGAGAAGCCGGCGACCCGTTCAACGACGGTCGGGTCGCCGCGGAGAGGGTGAGCACGCCCGGTCGTGTCGCGCAGGGCCACCGGCGTGTCCCCCTCGGGCAGCGGCGGCAGCGCCTGCGGTCCCGGCGTGACGACGAGGGCGGAACCCGTGCCCGCGAGGGCGGCTCGTACGCCGACCTCCTCGACGCCGTCCCAGCCGTCGCCGGCCTCGTCCCGAACGGCCTGGGCCTCGGGGTGGAGCAGGGGACAGCGGTCGACGGGCAGGACGTCGTGCGAGCCGGCGCGCCGGAACCCCAGGCGTCCGTCGGGGTCGACGGCGAAGCGCGCGTGGTTGCGGTAGCCGAAGTCGCGCACGCGGACCGTGTCGCTGACGGGCGGCTCGGCGATGCCGCCGATGCGCGCGAGCTGCTCGACGACGACGCGCCGCTTCAGCCGGGCCTGCCGGTCCGGCGCCACGTGCTGGAGCGCACAGCCTCCACAGCGGCCCTGGCCGAAGTAGGGGCAAGGAGGCGAGACCCGGTCCGGGGAGGGCTCGAGCACGGCGACGAGCCGGGCGCGGCACCACCGTGGGTGCTCCTCGACGACCTCGACGAGCACCCGCTCCCCGGGAACGGCATACCCGACGAAGCAGGCCTTGCCGCTCGGCAGGCGCCCAACGGCCTCCGCCCCGTGGGTGATCCCGTCGACGACGAGCTCGACGCGTTCGCCGCCCATGCGGGCGATGGTAGCGGGCGGGCCGCCGGCATCCCGCGAGAAAAAGTTGGAAGGCGATGCAGGAGCGGCCCTCAGCCGCGGCGAATACACCACCACACCGACAGCGCCGTCGGGACCCGGGCGCGGCGGCCCGGGACCGTCCGGCGCGCCATACCGTGCCGGTCGCGGCGGACCGGCACCACTCAGGGCCCCGGAGGGCGACCTCCGGGGCCCTGAGCTGCCCGCTCGCAGGTGAGCACGACCCACTCGCGCCCCTCCCGCAGCCGCGGGACGAGGCCGGCGTCGGTCAGCGCGTGCACCGCCTCGTGGGCACGCTCCCGGCTCACTCCCGACGCGACGAGCGTCCCCCCGGGGCCGAGGCGGGCGGCGAGGGCGCGCGCCACACGTGACAGGGTCGCGGTGTCGAGGTTGGCGAGGACGACCGCGAAGTGCCCCTCCAGCGTGTCGGCCGATCCAGCCCGCACGTCCACCGCGACGTCGTTGGCGGCGGCGTTCGCGGTGGCAGCGGCAACCGCCAGCGGGTCGACGTCGACGGCGACGACGGACGCGGCCCCGAGGCGTGCCGCCGCGATCGCGAGGACGCCGCTGCCGGTGCCCACGTCGAGCACGCGCGCCCCCTCGAGGCGCAGCGCCTGCAGGGTGGCGAGGCATCCCGCGGTCGTCTCGTGGTGCCCTGTCCCGAAGGCCTGCCCGGGCGTGACGACGATCTCGTTGCCGGCCCCCGTGGCGTGCCAGGGTGGCGTCACGACGAGGTCGCCGACGCGCACCGGGCCGAGGCGGGCCTTCCACGACTCGCCCCAGTCCTCGTCGGGGACAGGCTCCCAGCGCCCGGGGACCGGCAGGGCGGCGGGCCGGTGCTGGAGGTAGGCGCTCGCACGGCCGTCCTGTTCGACGAGCCCGAGCAGACCCGCCCCCTCGAGCGCGGCGAGGTGGACGTTCAGCTCGTCGAGCGTGCGGTCGGTGTGCAGGACCCAGGTCACCGCAGTCCCCGGTGGCTCGTGTCACGGCAGGCGGTCGAGTCGTGGCCCTTCTGTGCCGAACCGCCGGGTATGGTCACCAAGCTGGCTGGCCGGCGGGGGCTCGCCACCTGGCTGGCCAGCGGTCACCATATGCCCGCCGCGCGCTGGTAGCTGACCGGTCGCCGCCCGCGACGTCAGCGCTTCTCCTTGTGCTCGGCGACCTCGAAGGTCCAGAGCTCCGAGCCGGTCGCCGCGGGTCCCTGCGCCGCGTGCTGGGCGTGTCCCCGCGAGAACTGCTGGGACGCCGTCCATGCCTCGAACGACTCCCGGTCGTCCCAGCGCGTGTAGACGAGATACCGGTCCTGGCCTTCCACAGGCCGCAGGAGCTCGAACGCCTGGAAGCCGTCCATCGTGTCGACCTCCCCCGCACGCGCCGCGAAGCGCTGCTCGAGCGTGTCCCGCATCTCGGGGGGTACGGTCAGCGTGTTGATGGCGACGAACGACATGGGTACGCATCCTTTGCCGGGCCGGCTGGGTCGCCCGCAGCGTATCCCGTCGTCCGCGGAGGCCGGAAGGCAACCGAAGGATCCGCAACCGTGACCACCGCGCCGGAGGAGCTCCTCGCTCGCGCCACGCGCTGCGCGCTCGCCGCGCGCGGCGCCGACGGCCCGGACGTCGCCCCGATGGTGTTCTGGTGGGACGGTGCGGCGCTGTGGATGGCGGCCTCCGCCGCTCGCGTCCACGCCGCCGGCCTGCGCGGTGACCCGCGGTGCGCCGTCTACGTGCCTCCGTTGGCCGAGGGGGAGCCCGGTGCTGTCGCGCACGGCAGCGCGCGGGTGTACAGCCTCGACGACCCGGTCGGCCTCGTTCTCCACACCCCGGTGATCTCCGCGGCGATGGCTGCCCTCGCGGCCCGCAACGCCGGAAGCCTGCTCGGCTACGTGAGGGACGCCCCCCACCTGCCGCACCGCTGGTGGCCGGGGACCCGGGTGGTCCTGCGCGTGCCCGTCGAGCACCTCGCCGGCGTCGAGCCCCCCGCGGTCGCCGCCGGCGTCGCCCCCGCCCTGCCCACGGTGGTCCCCGCCGACGTACGGCGCGCCGTCGCGGGCGCGCGGCGTCTCGTGCTCGCCTACGCGGACGGCGATCTGCAGGTGACCCCGGCGGTGTGGGCGGCCGGCTACCGCCTCACGACGCCGCCGGCGCTGCGCCCCCCGCCGGGCGTGCGCGCGGCCGCCACCCTGGACGTGGCGTCCACCGCACGACCGAGGCGGGCGGTCGGGGTCACGGTGCTCGGAACCATCGCCCCCGACGGTCACCTGCGACCGGAGCGGGTGACCTCCTGGCACGGCTTCGACACCGCGACCGTCGCGGTACCGCGCCCCACGGCCGGTGGCGTCACCCTCCCCGACTGACGTGGCCGTGCCGACGTGCGTCTACCGGGTCGACGCCGACCTCGTCGAGCAGCTCGACGCCGCGCTCGGGCCGCCGCTGGACTCCTACGTGCGCGGCTGGCAGGTCTGGCTGGAGCCCAACGGGCCGGGCGGGGAGGTCCTCGAGTGGCGCCTCCACCCACCGGCCGGTTTCCTCATGCCCCGCGGCGTCAACCCCCACGACCTGTTCGACGTCGTCCTCCAGGGGTTGGCCGAGCGCGACGACGACTTCCCCGCCGGTCGGGAGCGCCGGCGCCTCACCGACGTGTGGGAGGTCCTCGAGGTGTTCCCCGCGTACGGCGACGACCTACTCCCGGCGGCGCTCGTCGACGCGGCCGCGGCGGCGCTCGGGGGGCCTCGGCCGCAGGTGGCGGGCTACGCCGACCACGCCCGCCTCGGCGACCTGTGGAAGGGAAGGCGGGGCGACTTCTCCGTCGGGAGGGCGCTCCTCGACACGCTCGACCCGGTGCCGTGATCCTCGACGTGTTCACCGGCTGCATCGGCGCGGGCCGGTTCGCCAGCGGGGACACGGTCGTCGCGGGGTGCTGGCGCTCCTCGCCCCTCGGGCGGTTCGTCGACGTGATGTGGGTCCGCCCCGACGGCGAGCGGGTGCTCCTCGCACCGTCGGCGGCGGCCGCCGAGCTCGTCGGGGGTCTCTACACCTTCGACCGGACCACCGTCGTCGCCATCTGCGGCGGGTGGGACGGCGGGGCGGTCGCGGTCGCCGCCGGGCCGGTGCGTCTGCGGCTCGTCGCCTCCGACCGGGACTGGCGCTCGTGGCTGTTCGCCGCCCGGCCACGCGCGCTGCGGCGCCGGCCGGCGTGGCTCACGCTCGAGGACCGCCTCGCCCGCCCCCTCGTCGGGCGTCTCATCGGCGGCGCCGAAGGGGTCCGCGCCGCGGGGGTGGCGCCGGGCGGGGCGCGCGAGTGGTACGGCGTGGACGACTACCGGGCGGTTGCCTGGGGGTCGTTGGAGGTCGCCGGGCGGGACGGCGGGGCGCTGCTTCCGCTGCCTGCAGACCTGGGGGTCGGGCTGTCGGCGTTCCCCACCCGGCCCGCCGTCGTCCACGTCGGGACGCTCGTCGAACGCAAAAGCGGCTAGCGTGGCGGGCGCATGGCACTCGACTCGGCGCTCATCGACGGCAAGCGGCTGCCGCTGGCCGAGGCGACCTTGCCCGTCACCGACGAAGGGGTCGCCCGCGGCGACGGCGCGTTCGAGACCGTCGGGGTGTGGGGCGGGCGGCCGTTCCGTCCCGACGCCCATCTCGCGCGCCTCGCCGCGTCGCTCGCCGCCATCGGTCTGCCTGCGGCCGACACCGCGGTGCTGCGGCGCGAGATGGGGGAGCTGCTCGAAGGCGTCGACGGCGACGCGGCCCTGCGCGTCTACGCGACCGGCTCCGGCACCCGCGTGCTGACCCTCACCGCCCAGCCGTCCCGGCTGCCGGCCCGCCACCTCGTGCCCCAGCCCGCCCCGTGGATACGTCCACTCGGCACCTACGGCCCGGCGGGCGCGAAGACCATGTCCTACATGCCGAACATGGCCGCGACGCGGGCGGCGCAGGCAGCAGGCGGCGACGACGCGCTGCTCGTGTCCCTCGAAGGTGTCGTCCTGGAAGGCCCGACGTTCTGCGTGCTGTGGGTGCGCGACGGCGTCGTCCACACACCCGCGGTCGATCTCGGCGTCGTGGACTCGGTCAGCCGCCGCGCGCTCGTCGAGCTCGCCGTGGAGGCGGGGCTCGACGCCGTCGAGGGCCGCTGGAAGCTCGATGAGCTCGCGGGCGCCAGCGAGTTCCTCGTCTGCTCGTCGGTGCGCCCGCTCATCGCCGCCCGTCTCGTCGGTGACCTCGAGCTCCCCGACGACGCGCCCGTCCGCGACCGGCTCGGCGCCGCGCTCGACGCCCGGCGCCGCGGCGGGTAGGCGACGTGGCGCCAGGGGGAACACCCGGGAGGGCGGCAGTGCGCGTCCATGACATCAGCGCGCCCCTGCGCGCCGACCTGCCCGTCTGGCCCGGTGAGCAGGGCATGCGACGCGACGTCGTCGCCGAGCAGCCCGAGGATCCCGCGACCGTCTCGAAGCTGTCGTTCGGTGCGCACACCGGCACGCACGTCGACGCTCCGGTCCACTTCCTCGCTGGTGCGGGGGGCATCGAGGCGTACGCGCCGGAGGTGTTCGTCGGTCCCTGCCACGTCGTGGACCTCCGTGCCGTCGCCGAGCGTATCCGCGCCGACGACCTCGAGGCGGCGGGGGTGCCGCCGGGCGCCGAGCGCATCCTCGCGCGAACCCGGAACTCGGGATGGAGCACGACCGAGACCGCCTTCCGTGAGGTCTACGTCGCCTACGACCTGTCGGCGGCCCAGTGGAGCCTCAGCCGGGGAGTGCGCCTCCTCGGCATCGACTACCTGTCGATCGAGGCGTTCGACGCCGAAGGGCAGGGGCACCCCGTGCACCGGGCGTTGCTCGGCAGCGGGGTGGCGATCCTCGAAGGCCTCGACCTGGCCGGCGTCGCGGCGGGCGTCTACGACCTCGTCGCCCTGCCCCTGCTCGTGCCCGGCTCGGACGGCGCACCTGCCCGCGCCATCCTCGTCGAGCGCTGATCACGCCCGCTCGGGGCCGGCAGAGCCCGCCGGGTACTCCCGCAACGGGGCGGCACCGTCGGCCCATGCGCCCAGCAGCGGGTCGACGATCTCCCAGGAGGCCTCGACCTCGTCGTCGCGTATCGACAGGGTCGGGTCGCCGTGGAGTGCGGCGAGCAGCACGCGCGCGTAGGCGCCGAGCGGCCCCGTCGCGAGGTCGCGGTCGAGCTCGATGCGCTCGAGCTCGTAACGTTCGCCGGGCGCGTTCACGTTGACGGCGAGCGCGAGCCGCTCGGGCTCGAGCTCGAGGCGCAGCACGTTGGGAAGGTCGGGGGCGGCGGTGAAGGTTCCGTGCGGAACCGGCCGGAACGTGACGAGGACCTCCTTGCGGTCCCGGGCCAGGGCCTTGCCGGTGCGCAGGACGATCGGCACCTCCGACCATCGCCAGTTGTCGATCCGCAACTCGATCTCGGCGAACGTCTCGGTAGCCCTCGCCGCGTCGACCCTGCTGTCCTCCGTGTAGCCGGGGACCGCCCGGCCGCCGACGGTTCCGGCGGTGTACCGGCCGCGCACCGCGCGCTCGGCGGCTGTGCGGTCCGGCGGGCGGACGTCGCGCAGCAGCTGGACTTTGCGGTCCCGGAGCTCGCGGGGGGCGAGCGACGCGGGCGGCTCCATGCCGACGAGGCACAGGAGCTGGAGGAGGTGGTTCTGGATCACGTCGCGGACCGCTCCCACGTCGTCGTAGAAGGCACGACCCTCCACCGTCAGCGTCTCGTCCCACACGATCTCCACCCGCTTGACGTGATGGCAGTTCCACAGCGGTTCGAGCAGACGGTTGCCGAAGCGCAGCCCGAGCACGTTCTGGACCGTCTGCATGCCGAGGAAGTGGTCGATGCGGAAGACCCGGCTCTCGGGGATCCGGCGGTGGATCTCCTCGTTCAGCGTGCGCGCGGAGTCCCGGTCGTGACCGAAGGGCTTCTCGACGACGAGCTGGGACCCGTCGGGAAACCCCGCCTCGGCGAGCGCCGCAGCAGCCGCGCCGAAGACGTGGGGCGGCAGGGCGAGATACGCCAGGAACGGTCCGCGCTCGGGTTCGGTCGCCCGCGAGACGTCACCGGCCTCGGTCGCGTCCGCGCGGACGTAGCGAAGTCGGCGGAGCAGCCGTTCGGTCGCGTGCGGGTCCGCGTCGGGGACGTGGCGGTCGAGCGCGTCGGCGATCGTGCCGCGGTACTCGTCGTCGGTGAGGTCGTCGCGGCCCGCCCCCGTGACGGAGAGCTCCTCGGGGACCGCGCGCGCCGCGTGGAGATCGACGAGCGCCGGCGCGAGGTAGCGGCGCATGAGGTCGCCGAGCGCTCCGAAGACGATGACCCGGGTGATCATGCGTGGGCCCGCCGGCGCCGCTCTGCCCGAGCGAGGTTGAAGCCGCTGGCGATGACGCCGATGTGGCTGAACCCCTGCGGGAAGTTGCCGAGGAAGCGTCCCGTCGCGGGGTCGACCTGCTCGGGGAGCAGGCCGAGGGGGCTTGCCCGGGCGCAGAGGGCGGCGTAGAGGTCATGTGCCTCGTCGAGGCGTCCCTGATGCGCGAGGTTGTCGACGAGCCAGAACGAGCAGAGCAGGAACGCGCCCTCCTCGCCCTCCAGCCCGTCGGGCGAGACGTCGGCGCGGTAGCGGTAGAGCAGACCCTCGCCGGCGCCGAGCTCGCGGGCCACGGCCTCGCAGGTCCGCACCATCTTCGGGTGACTGGCGGGGACAACCCTGCGCAGCGGCAGCGACAGGAGGCTCGCGTCGAGGCCCCCGCCGCCTATGTGCTCCGTCAGCGACTGGCGCTCCTCGTCCCACGCGCGCTCGAGGATGGTCTCGCGGATCCGATCGGCGGTCTCGCGCCAGCCCGGGATGTCCCCGTC
This window of the Egibacteraceae bacterium genome carries:
- a CDS encoding 50S ribosomal protein L11 methyltransferase, giving the protein MTWVLHTDRTLDELNVHLAALEGAGLLGLVEQDGRASAYLQHRPAALPVPGRWEPVPDEDWGESWKARLGPVRVGDLVVTPPWHATGAGNEIVVTPGQAFGTGHHETTAGCLATLQALRLEGARVLDVGTGSGVLAIAAARLGAASVVAVDVDPLAVAAATANAAANDVAVDVRAGSADTLEGHFAVVLANLDTATLSRVARALAARLGPGGTLVASGVSRERAHEAVHALTDAGLVPRLREGREWVVLTCERAAQGPGGRPPGP
- a CDS encoding antibiotic biosynthesis monooxygenase is translated as MSFVAINTLTVPPEMRDTLEQRFAARAGEVDTMDGFQAFELLRPVEGQDRYLVYTRWDDRESFEAWTASQQFSRGHAQHAAQGPAATGSELWTFEVAEHKEKR
- a CDS encoding S8 family serine peptidase produces the protein MFEHEDAEAFDQQTQEQVRAVARASKIALKRLLILGEAEVRLPNLGSHVRLYKVADRESGTSQQVALDPSGKRVDLTKLERQEQAAARERYGNLQEALHNLLEERGGEEDQRVPVLVRYAVDEHPVDLDKTEIDASKLTARRLRDISQRAARHVEQVAEQTAAAHLETLRRYDVGEDTQPRPSGPFIRTELPLRVVRELSRDKRIAFIGLDAEQEIPDYPTIAESLPTTRTNTVHASGAKGAGVRIAVLEGGTTNVAAGCFNIVATQDASAAANDHMTKSVGIIGNRWTTGGGCSGSWQGYAPDAEVLLANASSYTDRYDWARGQGVNVVTMSWHFGSEETSGGLHSRDVYFDYWATRWPYPSIFTSAGNQAASDAYASGKGFNVMGVANILNDGDGDRCNDAIASSSSWKNPTSTHGDREVPAIAAPGSRHELLGSSFGGTSCATPVAASIAAVLMSHNPSLKIWPEAIRAIMLATANFQLADGASFATWSDGKDGTASSTRFTGCGPRAGASPAARRSSAPTTTASCGLAISPAGSSPSPGRSRASATPAAFASPWPGTARWPRVEGARRAACSTLTWTCGSTTRMACSWGGAPRGTRATSSSSSPSRSPVRTRSRSAASASRPPSPAGTASRGPRTTISVPRRQGAGGVDEGEVTVSLAQVAAILGRPVERLVELDRRPLRLAFVPAGKHETFVVRDEGTGEIREVTVSVATGTAADPDELRRQDARAAEVAASLSSELRALLLRHPDLPALMVVVHRGAAAGAERGTLSAREVVALADDPTVSRVELAGDPEIADAD
- a CDS encoding pyridoxamine 5'-phosphate oxidase family protein; its protein translation is MTTAPEELLARATRCALAARGADGPDVAPMVFWWDGAALWMAASAARVHAAGLRGDPRCAVYVPPLAEGEPGAVAHGSARVYSLDDPVGLVLHTPVISAAMAALAARNAGSLLGYVRDAPHLPHRWWPGTRVVLRVPVEHLAGVEPPAVAAGVAPALPTVVPADVRRAVAGARRLVLAYADGDLQVTPAVWAAGYRLTTPPALRPPPGVRAAATLDVASTARPRRAVGVTVLGTIAPDGHLRPERVTSWHGFDTATVAVPRPTAGGVTLPD
- a CDS encoding aminotransferase class IV, with protein sequence MALDSALIDGKRLPLAEATLPVTDEGVARGDGAFETVGVWGGRPFRPDAHLARLAASLAAIGLPAADTAVLRREMGELLEGVDGDAALRVYATGSGTRVLTLTAQPSRLPARHLVPQPAPWIRPLGTYGPAGAKTMSYMPNMAATRAAQAAGGDDALLVSLEGVVLEGPTFCVLWVRDGVVHTPAVDLGVVDSVSRRALVELAVEAGLDAVEGRWKLDELAGASEFLVCSSVRPLIAARLVGDLELPDDAPVRDRLGAALDARRRGG
- the dacB gene encoding D-alanyl-D-alanine carboxypeptidase/D-alanyl-D-alanine-endopeptidase; the protein is MPSRVGLLLAAVLLLGAGLFQLMQQRPFPAGSDDEPAAAGGLTLTLEDASEGAAPPDDELPPPAPPADEAPPTTSNAPLAERLAALVADPSLQGRTVGVAVLSADGTAVFSHRAEEQLLPASLQKLVVAAGAIATVGTDFRYETPLLATAAPGADGVLEGDLVLVGSGDPALGTPRYGELRFDRPRTPMEALADGVVAAGVTRITGSVYGDPRLFPHEPEAPGWLPRYFEKGDTSRSSGLTADGGRVLFYEGGRLRSEPAPDPAATAVASLHGLLLERGVVVDGSAGSTQAPPAAPVLIARVGSPPMTDLLRYMVQRSDNHLADAIFRTVGAAAGDASWAGSAAATQRALSVLDLDLAGTVLADGSGLSRGDRLSPAFLAALDRAMTSSNYGGHWQGLMAVAGESGTLQRRLVGTVADRRLRGKTGSLVDVNALSGVVAGPGSARYHFAVLGNDLDRAGQEALRRLQDHVVLALAEDLHDCHWLPVHPPPEDPAQPPAQPEERHLVCAA
- a CDS encoding class I SAM-dependent RNA methyltransferase, translated to MGGERVELVVDGITHGAEAVGRLPSGKACFVGYAVPGERVLVEVVEEHPRWCRARLVAVLEPSPDRVSPPCPYFGQGRCGGCALQHVAPDRQARLKRRVVVEQLARIGGIAEPPVSDTVRVRDFGYRNHARFAVDPDGRLGFRRAGSHDVLPVDRCPLLHPEAQAVRDEAGDGWDGVEEVGVRAALAGTGSALVVTPGPQALPPLPEGDTPVALRDTTGRAHPLRGDPTVVERVAGFSYRVSAGSFFQSNTAGAAALVELVREGADVGPGDAVADLYAGVGLFSRPLAADGATVVAVEGSEEACTDARANLAATTASVVCEPVEEVLTRWTAEIRATTSGRRFAGFDVVVLDPPRRGAGRDVCGRIATLRPRTVVYVSCDPAALARDARTLVAAGYRLARAVPVDQFAQTAAIETVATFARH